GTAACGTGCATACTGCTATCTTGTTAATCTTTGTTAATAGAAtccaacaatattttcaaaattaacttggattaaaataaaaatgttcacattATAATGATTTGTAATTGGATTAAAATCGTATTGCAGAATGTGTCCGGCCGTTCACTAAAATTTTGACGCATTGAAGAGTAACGCTATTCAGTGTCTAGCTTATTggtaaaacaacagttttttttcacTATCATTTcagtctttaaaaacaaaattctcgCTTTAAATAAACTCTAGATAGTCAATacatttaatagtaattattaatgtattaagtaATCtggtttctaaattattaattgcaGTTAACTCCAAAATTTGTCAAGTAAATAAATTGACATACTTTAATCATGGGTCTAAAATAGTATGGTGataaataacaatcataaatGAGCAGGTAcacaagtttattatttacattttaatttgttttaaacaaaattatgttttccaTTTAGTATATCCAACTGGGCATCAAGGTTGGTAACTATGAAATTCGATACTTGATGGAAATCGTACAAATTCTAAACAAACTTCCGAAGTATGAAACAAATTCCGTGATCGTATATCCAATTATACAGAAACACTccactattttatatataattgcgTTTGTTATAATTAGCTCTGACGTAAATTTTGAAGCATGAAGGCTTATCTTATTCTTTACAACTAcacatttaattgataatattaccTATGAGTAAAATATAAGTCGCTATCACTatgttattttttagtatatataacatgtttaagcattttaaaaaatcaacGGATTGACGTATTTTCTTACCCGAAGCTTATTTCGGACAGTTTTAGAGGCGCTTTGGAGCATTGGGCATTGAGACTCGTTGCTACGGCGAGGTGCGAAACATCTAGAGTTGCTAGGCGTGACGGGTACAACACCTGAGTGGTTCTGGCCACCGCTGCACTGTAACATCTACAAGGTAAACACTGTTGAACTGATACAGAGTAATACACTGTGCAACATAAGGCAATGGTACTTATcagttttacaacttttattaattCTTTCTGTATTATATCTTtgcttttttctttttgttatctTCAAGTACAAACTTGATAgggtttaaaattaacttaattttattgatatcgtaaattttaagttataaatgtaaaaaactacGATTTACAATACTCAATTGgagttttcataatgtaaatatgatGAAAACATTCAAGTGTTAGTAAAAAgcaaaatagtaattattattttgataattctgttatgtattatacttaatttaaagtaattaatatacattttaagtctattttggttcaattttgatatttaattgaatatgtaATATGATATAGCCTATAATTGCAAAATTCTGAGGACAAATTCCATGCAATcactgtttttttcttttctaaaaaagtataatataatataggcCTACTAAACTAAACTCAAAAAAATTTAAGCGATAAATCACATGAAATACACTAACATTTACCGTAGTGTTAGTGCTGGTAGTGCTCGGTCGATGGTGCTGCTTCCCGGAAGTAGCCGGAGTGGAGACTGCTGGTGAACTTCCTGTTGACACATTGGGAGCCAGCTTGGCTTCCGGCGGACCCCCGCCGTTCTTAACGCTACAAAAAGAATCATCTATGGGTAATCTGTACCATATGTTTCAACTTATTCGTGTGTGGCAACGCTTATTAAATACCATTGATAAATATTCCTCTTTGATCATATGGAAACAATAGTGGCACTCACGTATAAGCATTTATCTTCGTTTTGAAATATGTTCTATATAAACTAACTGACCCAGTAAACGTTGATCTGCCATATGACAGAAAAAAGAATAGAGAAGATCAatgccaataaaaataaaaatctccaATTATTCATTTTTTCAGTTCAATGTATTACATTGAAGTAAATGacttattctttgttttatatataaaaattaaatgtgaaataagaagattaatatatttctttatcttAAAGTCGAaagattaaattatgaaaatcaatgttaagtttaaagagcaatttagtgttacatattttttgtaagtcAGTCTGTGCTACAAGTAACTAATCTTGATGGTTTGCGCATGCCAGAACATGCCACGTATAATGTCCGTGTGAAAAGCATGGTTGCTCAAATCTAAGCCACCAACCCACGTCGTTTCGCCTTGCGACTTATTTATTCCCATTGCGAATGCCAATTGAATAAGAAATTTAACGcgtttgaaataaattagaatGTCTATGGAAACGATTGGAATGCGTATGAGCAAACAATTTCGCAACGGAATTTGCTTAGTGAATTAGTTTTATTGATTCTAGTTATTAATATCAGTAATAAATGTAGGTTTATATTGCCTTTTCAAATGATACTATACGAAGGTTAAACATTCATGAGAAAGACAGTTCTGAAGATAATCCAAACTACGACAGTTACATTATAACGCACCATTTAAGATTCAGGGCATTAAAACCTTGTTTGGTACTGTTTAATTTACAACCCCTATGAAAGTTATTTGTTTCCTTTTTCTTAAATATCTCTCGTAAGGATACTTCAAATAACATTATGCCATGTATAATATCGTTTCATTCTATTAATACTTTATACATCTTGTCTTTATTGTGGttcttcaaaatataagttaaaatatccTTCCTGAAATCTGCTGAAGTAGAGAAAAATACTTTGGTGATGTTCTGATAGATTTTCCGGTACCTCAGTAGAGTTTTTATGTTGTTCTACATATAATGAAAACTATATGTATATACATGGGACTGATAGACGTAATAAGTGCCATAGTAACGTGTGTCTTGTTACCTCGAACAAGAAAATGCACCGTTATAACGGCCTAAAATCATTCTCGGTCAATTAGTGTCTCACTGGTCGTTACAATCTTTTTGCGTTCCTTGTGTTTTTCCAGTGTCATAGAAATGTTTGCATTTTTTCCCCAATAAATAACATATAGACATAGATAGTTCAGAAATGTTTTCCCCAGTTAAATAGCGTTTACTTCCAGCCATTCTAATTTAATTCCGGTATAAGGTGTTTCCGGTGGAGGTAGTGTGTTGAAAACCTAATTTTCGAATGTTTTTCACAATTCTTTTGtcgaattttaattatttaggaaATAGTCATCTACGATTTTTAACCTATATCAGTATGAATGGGTTGTTGGTATTCATGAGAAACGTTTACTCTGTGTAATTAGATTATAAGGACAGTGTTCTTACAATTTCATCGCTGTACGAAACTGCTACgttcaaaaccaaaaatatacattttcttaggTTGCAACCCCATTTCAACCCCTATACGTGGTTGATTatcatgaaaatagtttttatttctaattaggTCCTGAATCTTGTGTGtgtctttcaattttatttttctaggtTATCGGAAATTTGAAAGACAAAGCATAGTGCTACTAAAGAAGCCCCTTTTCAACCCCATCGGTTGATTGATCATAActgttttagtttctttattcaaTCCATGAAGCATAAATGTGGCATTTTATAACTTTATGAGATATCAGGAGGTTGAGTTATTGAGTGAGTGAGTGCTTTGCCTTTGATGTATGAAGTTGGATTTCCAGTCACACggcacattgttttattatgtgtTGTATTATGTTTGTAACTATTACTTAACATTTTCCaagtctatttaaatattacattttttcaatttttattagtaCGCTTTACAAAACCGCATTTACAAACTGTGTGTATGAGGATTTAGTTAcctttttaatctaaattttaaagagCGTAAATTTAAACATTCCTTACGAGTGTATATTTATGTACAAGTAGCCTTACGATTACGCTCTTAGTTCTCAACGCATCTTTAACGAAACGCTAtcgtgtttaaaatattactaaacaaatattttagagatGTTATGGTTAGATAAGTTTTATTCAAGATTTGGATTACAAGTTCTACCTGATAAATATTTATCCTAAGTGTAGTTTCTGGACAATGGGACAgaggtttaaaaacaatattaaacacgataaaacaaaacacttttagttaaagaatttcagccaaaataataaaacaattctatAGGACAAAAATAACAAGGATAACTAATAATCATTAATCAGGTTTGGAACCACGTAAACGGATCTGCATGCCAAATTCGTTTTATGTATGACACTACAAATTAAAGGTTTACGGTGGAATTTACGATGACCAAAATTTGCACTTATGTTAtgtataaatatcaatttaaaacaagGATGGATATTCGGAATCCTAGGATGAAAAACCATTTTGtacacaattttgttgtaaatgctTTATGATCTGATTTGGTTCAGCCACGCTTTGTATGCATCAAAATtgtggtgtatatatatatatatatatatatatatatatatatataatcaataaatataaacattagtatgttaatattaaatttttcatattattcagATTGAATGTTTCTCTTATTTTATGCACAAGACGAGAGTACTTTTTTCTAAAGACAATTGCTTATACGCTATACATAAGTTTACCTGATTTCCAGGTAACAATGTGAGGTCTCCAGATGACTTTGAGCTCTCCTCTCCTCCAGAACTATTTTCCTCGCCGCACGGAATATCTTGTAGTAAACGAAGATCATCACCGCTAAAGGTATGTAGAAGGAGAGTAATGTAGCGTATATTTGATATCCGAAGTCTTGGCATACTAAGCAGTGCTCGCCTCCTTCGTacctaaacaaaatattatcattcaATTCATATAAAATTGGTTCTAGAAGTTTTTTACATTCCCACATTAAAATCATTAAggtttataatatgtattacatgCACCGCGTATCTTCAATCAGGTCGTTATTCTattgtaataagtattttttttttctttaagccTACAAgaagatatcaaaattaaattctaattaataaataaatcaaaagtaataCAATGATAAGTTGTAAGTCTTATTTCgattagtaaatatgtttattgctGCATCTAAATACTAAGTATTTTAGTGATTATAACATTGTTTGgcatcataaaatattattgaatgttagaacttgttaaaaaataaataataacaatgtgcTTAAAAAATAATACCTCTTATCTTAATAAGagatattatttttcagttatataatattgtttttaggtTAAGCTGTGTTGTCACGTTTTATTGATTGATCAATATTATTTCCCGAATGTAAAAACACATTAAcagtttaagtaattaaaatgtcaCTAATATTatatctgatttaaaaaaatgcattaaactaagggataaattattaaactgaaaTCACTTCCTGCACTACTTTAATAACACTAATCTTTGAAATCTATTAACTTTACTTACTCTTTAAAAGACGTTtgtcataataatgttttaaattgaatatactAAGCGTTTTGGTACGGATATACTTGTTCAATTATGCACCCGTGACCTTGCAGCTTAACCACTTATGTTACTTGTAAGTTTCCTTGGTGATAGTTACATTAATAAGCACTCTTCATTTCAAGTtgaaattactgaaatatttacatttatcataTGAAAGGAgcgtaatattttctttttaatttagtaatttaaacttttaaaaaggaCTTTCCAATCAAGGTTATTTTTGTCACATGGCAATATGAAATAActtattactgtttaatttttttatgaaaatatagaaatactaGCACAAAGTAGTGCAGAATTCACTGTgtactatatataataaacaatagttttaatgtaGATAATTAAACCCTCGCATGATTCAGCAAGAAGTTAGAGATATTGAACCCCTCCTTTGGTTACATCCTGAGGGAGCCATTCGTCATTTACCTAGAGTTAAGGAGAAACCTTACAATTCCCTCGCGGATTGGCTGACCTGGTAATCGAATACTCACTTTCTTTACCACACTCTGCGTTGCCTAACGTTTTATTCAATTTGGTGCTGTTTTAATGTGATTACACTGAAGTATTTGAGACTTTATGGTTTCGTTTCTTTCTAATAATTGATATAGCACCTTCATTGTGTTTACTGCATGAGTGAAAACGTTTAAACacttcatgttttattttgtgttttatttttgttcctttagttacaacaaaattacttCATTATGAATCGCCTCACAGTAGTTGAGAAACTTTGTTTCAGTTTCACTATTTAATTAGCAACACTAAAATAACAAAGATTAAAGTACTTACgagtattaaagtaaaaattaattgtatacattttaaataacttttgtacatttaaagctaaaaagaaagttttaagaTTACCTGTTCCCTAGAATAAGAAGGGGTGGGAGGCTTATGCAGGCGGCTCCCAGCCAAACCATGGACACGCACGCAATCATTCTTCTTGGTGTGCGCTTGACACCGTATTCCAGAGGTTTAGTGATCGCATAATAGCGATCCACGCTGATCATGCAGAGGTTCAGGATGGAAGCTGTGCAAGAGAGGACGTCAAATGATACCCAGACATCACAGACAATGGGGCCGAAGTTCCAGCGGCCGAGGATCTCATACAAGAGCGCCATGGGCATGACGAGGATGGCGACACAGAGGTCGGAGACGGCGAGGGAGACCAGGAGGTAGTTGCAGGGACGACGCAGCTTGCGCACCAAGCAGACAGCCACACAGACCAGTATGTTCCCGATTATTGTCACTAGGATCACACAACTCAAGACGAAGCCGATGATCAGTGCCTTGAAGGGAGTGTAAGGGGACGACGGCCCGGGGAACCAATTGGATGAAGAAGGAGCAAGAGTTTCAGAAAGATTGATTTGAAAATCAGTAGAATTATTAGCGAATGAAAACTCAGTATAAGAATCCATACGATGATTCAATCAATGAAGTCGTTAGTGTCTATCAACGATGTCAATCGTTAAGTATATAGTCCATGCCtacaacattaaattacaaattgtatagAATGATAACACTAATAATATTGCACTACATATTCTCGGGCAAGAAACTATTAACATTGGTATAATAAGATTTAGATGACAGTGAATcgatttattttcatattagcACGTTTAATGACTGAAATGTAAAGTGTAGCTCATAAGGtcttataatgtaaaatgttctaAGAAGAAAATGAGTTTGCGATTCCATCTAGGATGAAGACTAAATATCAAAACACGGCCAAGTTCTTTTCTCATCATGTCATGAATATTGTTCGGATTTCTAGATTTTATTCTGCAGAATTCTCGATCATCTGAAACAAAATAATCTAGTTTAGGTTATCTGATTAAAAGtaacatattaatacaaaaatacgtacatacttttaaaaaatgtgtcTTTCGTTGTTTTGGAATTTCAACTTAGCATAGTCACAGGTATTACGttacccaacaaatacaaacaaattcaAAACTTCTCAATCAGATTAAAATCCGACTGCTTCGCCAAAATGCCCGATCTTCCACTAACAAGCTTGACAAAATTCAAATGAAGTGTGCAGAAATGAAAATAGATGTACTTGTTTTAACTGAGAAAGGTTTTAACGACAAGAAAATCGACCTATGCCAAATTTCACACTGGCTAATTCATATTGCCGACAACTTTTCAAAGGAGGCGACTTTTCAAGCTGTCAGAGTCGgcatttttttcagaaaaatgatACCTTTTCTCCATTTTCACTCGTCAAAAATATCGTAacagattttgaagcagttgggataaaattaaattcaaacagatcaaaattgACCACCATCTGAATCTATCGGTCTCCCATTAGCaatgaggaaaatttttttacaaattttgaagccTTACTGAAGGATTTGCCTAGTCATCAACAGGATTATGTCATAATGGGTGATTTCAACATCAATGCGATGGACACTATTCATCCTTCTACCAAAAAATTTATCGACTtgttaaggtcatttgacctAGAATTGTTAGTCAAAACTCCAACGCGTGTGACACATTCAACACAGTCGACAATTGACAACATCATCTCTAATCTACCAAGTGTCGCAGTTACCGTGGTCAATACAactatctcggaccactacgaCCAGGCTTTATTAGTGGAGTGAAAATCTAGAgggaactaaaaaaaaataagagacttaaggccaggaaacattgctctcctcaacacttccctttcgAAAGAAAATTGGAAATACCCATAATCAATTTATTCAGTAGAAGagcattttaaaaagtttagtgATACATTCAACTTTCATCTCAACATGTACTGTCCACTCAAAATCATACAAGTTTGTCCCAGAAGGataaacaacaaatggatcacgAAAGGActtttagtttctagagaaaaacaaCAGATTTTCTCAGAAATTCACAAAACTGAGAATTCAAGACGtgtttttctaaattacaaactaatttacagtAACGTTATCCAAGCTTCAAAGACATTTGATGTTTCCAAATCAATTCTATCTTccaataatatttctaaaactgcttggGACACCATAAAcgataaaaacaaatcatacagcaaacagataaaattaaaaatggtgaCAGACTTCAGTTCAACAGATTCTTCGGATCTTTTGCTTGTGAGCAAGGCTCTTGCCCATCACCCCCACAGGGAATCCCAAGACGGAggcagtgtccagtagcctccctggcactggcacctgtcgttgaaGAAGAGCTTGAAAAAGTAATTCAGCTGCCTCCAGccaaaaaatttagtatttaaatttaatgtcggcgtggctcataaaaaatgttccaagcatattgtgagactATTAACCCAATTACTAAATTGACTCTTTTGAACAACGAGGTTTTCCATCACAACTCAAAACCGCGAAAATAACCCCGATTGTTAAGAAAAACTATCCCCAATACCCCTCGGCTTGTCTCAATTTTTCCATTTACGAGCAAAATATTCGAGAAAAGTTTCTTGACAAGAACACTTCAATGTTtgaataagcacaaccagctatctaaagaccagtttggcttcaggaagggtaagttcacaatagacgcagttgtaaatCTAGTCGACTCGGTTGTAGATGGGCTAGAACGTCGGTATCCCATTTTGACTGTGTTCCTAGACTTATAggaagcattcgactgcgtttaCCATCTTACAATCCTTGACAAACTATAATCTCATGGCATCCAAGCCGTACCTCTCCAGTGGATCAGATCATATCTAAGCCacagaactcaaattgtccagatcttaaactaattatctgaaccaatttatctgagttatggtgtcccacagggctcattTCTCAGTTTAACTCCCTTCCTGGTCTATGACAATGATGTACGATCATCACTTCTGtacggaagactagtgcagtattctgatgacacgactctgtttcactaaaaaatctaaattgattctggaacagttGAAATCAACAACTGCATCCAACATTTTAACAGCCACAATCTTAAACAAACTCagcaaaatcaaattttataaatttagatttacgATTGATTTAGATCAAATTTAAATAgtcatgacgagccagctgttgTGTTTGGCTGACATTATGCTGGAAGAAGTGTActgttcgaaattcctgggaatatacttAGATCAAGGTTGACTTGGAAtgatcacatcgaccacgtttgctccaaattggcctcaggcatttatgttttgaggtctgtAGCCAAATATTGCCCGAATCAGGTTCTGATggtggcgtattatggcttgatttacctcCATCTCACTTACAAGATCTTGTGGGGAGCTTGTGAAAACtatcaattcctgagagtgttcaagctgttgaaatttagagactCATGCAAGGAAGCGTTCAAATATTTGCAATTGTTGACGATGCCCAGtttctacatcttggaaacaacacagtttttatgtctaaatgtgccatgaggAATAGCCGAGACATACATGCCTACGAggctagaggcagagataactacagAACTGGTAGActcagaacggtggtttatgaacgcttgccttcacaggcaggtgttgaTTAAGTCAATAaattaccagattcaattaaaaacactcaaACGcttaaggtgttaaaaactcgtttgaaacgcttttctCAAACGTTTTATAACGTTGACGAGTTTTTGGCATATGATAGGGAAACCAACAATTACAAAGACTGATTGAaatcgtcgctggaagtgggaataattggtgaatgaatggatgtaagcaaattatatttaagtGAGATTTCTTGTAGTGTGTATGACAACAATGttagcaagtaaaaagtaaaaatttgacttttacCATACGTTGTATAATGTTTCGGCAATAAAAGTccgatttaattatatttgattactaGAGTGCAAATAATACTGACTTTTGACGTTGTCAATTCACACGTAGACCATATCAATTGAGTTATATATCACTCCGCGCAAGGATCCTTTTATTACTAGAGTGCCAATAACATATGTACATCGTTAAATCACATGATGACCATATCAGTTAAGATTTATACCATTCCGCGCAGAAtaccatttatttttagattaaaaataatacacctaAGTCGTCAACTCATACGTAGACCATATCAGGTTAACGGCATCACTAATCGGTGTTAAACTACCATTTTTGTGCCAGTTTTCAGCCATATTCCATACATTACTCGATAACACTACCATAATCCGTTATGTCGTTCTCTGTGTTACGTCACGTATCAATCttcaatatatgttaaatgtCACAGAACTAGATGCTTAAATATCCTACCGCCATAGTCATAAACATTTGATTAGCCTACAGTGACAGAAATGAACATTTAAGTAGTTTACTATAACTGCATTGAAAATAGAAATATCTTACTGACATGGCACTTAACATAATGGAACTAAGAAccaattaatcaataattaagaTTATAGTGACTAGACAACAAATAAGCATACCGTTAGTCTCGTCATAGAAGTATAAATAActgaatatacatataaataataaaaaaatattttgaagaaataataaaataaaaatattgaatttaacaataaatagaataggATAAATTCTGCAGTATACAAAGCCATTCCAAAAGAAACAGGACTACCCATGCACTAAGTTTAAATCAAAGAGTTATTTAGTGCTGTAGGGAGGGTTGGCGATAAGACAATTTATCAGCCTTAATTTATACTTGTTTGTAGGTAGCTTCTTTATATCAGTTGGAGGTGCGTTGTACAATTTAATAGCCCTGACCTCATAACTTTTAAGAGTTATTGgatattaataaaacagaataaaaatatggattttctGTTTGGTAGAATACTTATGGAGACACACACAATGTGAAGTGTtctatattcttttttttagatcaaataaactatatttaaaacatatatagcAAGAAGTTTATTGGAATAAACAATGGCCTACAGTGAAACTGAAAGAATCTCGAGGAATCTGTAGAAAAGAGGCCGTGCCATTTGGCCCCTCCCTCGGTTTGTACTTCTTTGAACTCATAGTTCAGACGTTACAAACTTTATGTAAAGTCCTCCGCTGCACTgacattttaaactaaagtaaatatttacaactaaaccaTTGAcggatagaaaatatttttagaagtttatTCTTACCAAAATTAATGAAACGCTATAtcacgattaaaaaaataaacatatacgtTGTTTGTTACTTTGATTATGAGATCCTGTTCTCAATGTTCAAATTATTTtcgatttaataaatattgcataataAACTTCtctaatttactttataaaaaaaataaatcgccGTCTCACAAGCTAGAATCCTCTTCACCATCCTTCAGTTCTATCAATCGTCAACCATTAGCCCTGAACATTTCACCTtcattactaatttataatttatcactaacccttaaatttataatttaatcttgCTTGAAAAAGTTCCCTAGCTACTGTATAAATGCTGCTTGCTTGATTGCTTAGGCAACAAAGATAAATTTGGACGGTCCCTAACATTCCTACAATTTATTTAACCATCAATTTTTCCACAAATTAGTTACTATGTACTACATAAAATGTATGAtacattctaaatatatattctgGCTTTAcctaaataaaagttaaaacctCTCTATTAAAATAAGAACTCCTCTCTCTATTTTTCTCTAAGCTCCCATTTGTTCATCTGATTTGTTAACTTGCTACACtgtccaaaaacaaaaattaaataatgatgtatatatatatatatatatatatatatatatataaatatatatatatatatatatatatatatatatatatatatatatattcgataaATAATTTGTTGGAAAATCGATGTTTGATTTACATGTTTTAACTGAATTGTGCTaccaatattatttgtttttaccaAATCGTTGGTAAATGGGTTGAAATTTGAACTCACTCAGTTGAGTTTACTGTGTATTGAAGAGAGGcgaagttactaaagtttaaataaatactaatgtcAGAGTAAATATGAACTTTATACCATTCACAAATAAATCCTTTAGAGAAATATATGAGATAAACTGAAACGTTTTTAAGATTGCATTAAATATATCACCCGTTTACCGGTGCCCCATTTATACATATTATCAATACCATATAAGTACGAAATTACGTATGTTTTGACTATTAACTAATTTGTatgttgcattttatttaaagttgcCAGTTGAAACGTAACTGTAATTCATacagaaaatttgtttatatatttaattgaaagatCGGACAAAATTGCtatgaattgaaaattataaCGAAATAaggagtaatattttaaaatttaaacactactaCATCAAATtcagaaattataatatttaaatatcaactaaTTGAGTGAAAGATGTACATCTTGCGTAATATATAATAACGATCGCAGTatcatattttttagaattattattatttttttatgtgtttcatACTGCGTTCTCTAAGGAATTAAATGAGAACTAACACGCAATATGTGACATAATAATTtcgtactaaattaaaaaaactacgtGAGCTTTtgacttttactataaattttttttatattaagtatttgtCGTTTACGTTatgaaatacaacaaattttga
The Homalodisca vitripennis isolate AUS2020 chromosome 4, UT_GWSS_2.1, whole genome shotgun sequence DNA segment above includes these coding regions:
- the LOC124359294 gene encoding 5-hydroxytryptamine receptor 1 isoform X1 is translated as MDSYTEFSFANNSTDFQINLSETLAPSSSNWFPGPSSPYTPFKALIIGFVLSCVILVTIIGNILVCVAVCLVRKLRRPCNYLLVSLAVSDLCVAILVMPMALLYEILGRWNFGPIVCDVWVSFDVLSCTASILNLCMISVDRYYAITKPLEYGVKRTPRRMIACVSMVWLGAACISLPPLLILGNRYEGGEHCLVCQDFGYQIYATLLSFYIPLAVMIFVYYKIFRAARKIVLEERRAQSHLETSHCYLEISVKNGGGPPEAKLAPNVSTGSSPAVSTPATSGKQHHRPSTTSTNTTVNCSGGQNHSGVVPVTPSNSRCFAPRRSNESQCPMLQSASKTVRNKLRGAARRQRRGGVGEGEHASNGSSVAHTKKLRFQLAKERKASTTLGIIMSAFTICWLPFFVLALVRPFLSDPDSIPSSLSSLFLWLGYANSLLNPVIYATLNRDFRRPFQQILYFRCGSLNHMMREEFYQSQYGDPEPQHQYCVVGGSPERVTEHQLTDEVGQEDKKGVESFL
- the LOC124359294 gene encoding 5-hydroxytryptamine receptor 1 isoform X2, with the translated sequence MDSYTEFSFANNSTDFQINLSETLAPSSSNWFPGPSSPYTPFKALIIGFVLSCVILVTIIGNILVCVAVCLVRKLRRPCNYLLVSLAVSDLCVAILVMPMALLYEILGRWNFGPIVCDVWVSFDVLSCTASILNLCMISVDRYYAITKPLEYGVKRTPRRMIACVSMVWLGAACISLPPLLILGNRYEGGEHCLVCQDFGYQIYATLLSFYIPLAVMIFVYYKIFRAARKIVLEERRAQSHLETSHCYLEISVKNGGGPPEAKLAPNVSTGSSPAVSTPATSGKQHHRPSTTSTNTTCSGGQNHSGVVPVTPSNSRCFAPRRSNESQCPMLQSASKTVRNKLRGAARRQRRGGVGEGEHASNGSSVAHTKKLRFQLAKERKASTTLGIIMSAFTICWLPFFVLALVRPFLSDPDSIPSSLSSLFLWLGYANSLLNPVIYATLNRDFRRPFQQILYFRCGSLNHMMREEFYQSQYGDPEPQHQYCVVGGSPERVTEHQLTDEVGQEDKKGVESFL